Proteins co-encoded in one Malus domestica chromosome 09, GDT2T_hap1 genomic window:
- the LOC139188234 gene encoding uncharacterized protein, translating to MEKVSKKTGTSTHKRKAPVLVPSEDILPHKKIHKFRGEPSVRPKSQDGVLKGPAFRKTGVKTVDDATAVVVGEGSRLLPHPLTMEHTVQESDPGSRHEGKGKERAGSVPWKDLRVATRPKDFGDINNCLAGRRFAFDELGEPLAKDESDCDRMLKLSSYVMAEYHDRLQEVERYKAKLKENKQLVDEARRNKGLLTQALQLKDETMESLKRRNGENLRLKKLFEATKKQLEVATLEVSKVKGELDGALVEISELEKSIPTEREAAVQEYLSSSTFHLAIKPYCAQEARFEKRKWMAVLDRYDDGSILRKYHEDIDEHHRKGETFVLAVDPSSEDESDNEGSADAQTQHGEEDLGDAEDDGRTQNDTARGSASDENE from the exons a tggagaaggtaagcaagaaaacagggactagcacccataaaaggaaagcaccagtgttagttccttcggaagacatcctaccgcataagaaaattcataagttccgAGGGGAACCATCCGTTAGACCTAAGTCCCAAGATGGGGTCCTTAAGGGGCCTGCCTTTAGGAAGACTGGAGTCAAGACCGTTGATGATGCTACTGCCGTAGTTGTAGGAGAAGGGAGCCGACTGTTGCCTCATCCTCTTACTATGGAGCACACTGTCCAGGAAAGTGATCCTGGTTCCCGCCATGaggggaaaggcaaggaaagagctggcagtgtcccgtggaaggacttgagggttgccacgcggccaaaggattttggggatatcaacaattgcttggcagggcgtcgattcgccttcgatgagctcggagagcccttagctaaggatgaatcggattgcgaccggatgttgaagctgtcttcatat gtcatggccgagtatcacgacagactgcaagaggttgagcggtacaaggcaaaactgaaggagaataagcagcttgtggacgaggcccgaaggaataagggacttttgactcaggctctccaactgaaggatgaaaccatggagagcttgaaaaggcgaaatggtgagaacctaaggcttaagaaattgttTGAGGCAACTAAAAAACAGTTGGAGGTGGCTACCTTGGAAGTATCCAAGGTTAAgggagaattggatggtgccttagttgagatttctgaactggagaagagcattccaactgaaagggaggctgctgtgcaagaatacttaagttcttcgacctttcatcttgctattaaaccctactgtgctcaagaagctcgctttgaaaaaaggaaatggatggccgtccttgatcgttatgatgatgggagcattcttcgaaaataccacgaagatatagatgagcatcatcgaaaggGCGAGACATTTGTCCTTGCTGTTGATCCTAGCAGCGAAGATGAGTCTGATAATGAAGGTAGTGCTGATGCACAGACTCAGCATGGTGAAGAGGATCTTGGGGATGCAGAGGATGATGGTAGGACGCAGAATGATACTGCCAGGGGTTCGGCTTCAGATGAGAATGAATAG